A window of Methanocaldococcus sp. genomic DNA:
TAACATTTACAAGTGGATTAACTGCTAAAAACTTTTTTAAATATGTGGATAACGAATTTTCCAAGATAATAGAAAAGAATTATATTGTAGCAATAGGTCCAATAACTGGAAAAGTTATTGAAGAATTTGGGTTTAAACCTTTACTGCCTAAAATATACACTATTGAAGGAATTATAGAAGTTATAAAAAATATTAAATAAATTACAAAGAGTGTGGTGGGGTTTTATAGATGATAAATGTAAATGATAGGAATTTAATAAAAAAAGCTATTGAAAAAATAAACAAACTGTCTGAAAAAGTTGATAAATTGAAAATAATGCATGTATGTGGAAGTCATGAACATACAATATGTAAATATGGAATTAGAGACATTCTTCCTGAAAATATTACTGTAATTCCTGGCCCAGGCTGTCCTGTATGCGTTACTACACAAAAAGAGATTGATACAGCAATATATTTGGCTGATAATGGATATGTTATTACAACTCTTGGAGATATGTATAGAGTTCCGGGAAGCGAAAAATCGTTGATGGAAAAACAGGCAGAGGGTTGTGATGTTAGAATTGTATATAGCATTAGTGAAGCTGTAAAAATGGCTAAGAAAGAAAGAGATAAAAAATTTGTTTTTGTGGCAATTGGCTTTGAAACAACTGCCCCAACAACAGGAGCAGAGTTAATTAGTTTAAAAGATAAAGATATTGATAACTTTTTTATTTTAAACTATCATAGGCAAACCCCTCCAATTATGGAATTTTTGCTGAGTGAAAAAACATACATAGATGCATTTATTTGCCCCGGACATGTTTCAACGATAACTGGATTAAAGCCATATTATAAGCCATGCGAAAAATATAAGGTTCCAATGGTCGTTGCTGGATTTGAACCAATTGATGTATTAATGGCTATAATTATGATATTAAGACAAATAATAACTGGAAATATAAAGGTTGAAAATGAATATATAAGGGCTGTAAAGCCAGAAGGGAATGTATTGGCTCAAAAGATAATAAACGAAGTTTTTGAAAGTATAGATGTGCCTTGGAGAGGGTTTCCAATTATAAAAAATGGTGGATTTGGATTAAGGGAGAAATATAAAAAGTTTGACATTTATGAGCATGAAGATATTCCAGAGATTGAAGAAAAAATACCAAAAGGTTGTATATGTGATAAGATATTAAGAGGCGAAAAACTACCAACAGATTGTCCATTATTTGGAACAGTTTGCAATCCACTAAATCCAGTAGGTAGTTGCATGGTTTCAGATGAAGGAACTTGTAGAATATTTTATAAGTATAGAAAAATATAAATATTTATATTCTTAAAATTTTTTATAATGAATAATACTTACTCTTGGGATTTGTTAATATCAAATCATAAAAAATTTTAAATTTTTATTATAATAATATTATAATTTTAAAATTTTTCATATTGTTATAATATTTTT
This region includes:
- the hypD gene encoding hydrogenase formation protein HypD; translation: MINVNDRNLIKKAIEKINKLSEKVDKLKIMHVCGSHEHTICKYGIRDILPENITVIPGPGCPVCVTTQKEIDTAIYLADNGYVITTLGDMYRVPGSEKSLMEKQAEGCDVRIVYSISEAVKMAKKERDKKFVFVAIGFETTAPTTGAELISLKDKDIDNFFILNYHRQTPPIMEFLLSEKTYIDAFICPGHVSTITGLKPYYKPCEKYKVPMVVAGFEPIDVLMAIIMILRQIITGNIKVENEYIRAVKPEGNVLAQKIINEVFESIDVPWRGFPIIKNGGFGLREKYKKFDIYEHEDIPEIEEKIPKGCICDKILRGEKLPTDCPLFGTVCNPLNPVGSCMVSDEGTCRIFYKYRKI